From the genome of Panulirus ornatus isolate Po-2019 chromosome 51, ASM3632096v1, whole genome shotgun sequence, one region includes:
- the LOC139764819 gene encoding uncharacterized protein isoform X2, with amino-acid sequence MKVRACSLGVEGGMGVEKGVGVVKGGGGDLGSPGVTGVSKVRFSVPSMEFVWETDPNGGKKVTFLVGVDGEPVVVVLGDASVKDDVDTILEERAKRQADLEADFLKRAAEEELDKLVRLSRSTVEAMEEEATRNTQKDRDPAREAVVRSLQEATVEMEGHIQAMEEAESSQCKLPSNITPAQSSLPGAQNTSTTPVSNGAPSLVSSGIGSSKLSLASSASSSSLSSLSSNSSVSLPPSPPAFSISSYGSSQSSAVKKLNGMPLWETAAKPPPASTSTTTAKPPILSPKPTLTHSISHIPKSQSSTQPVVTPNTNGTTNIHSGQSSPPSSISSTTSLMSSLTPSPPPSRSSPSSPRTPSPLSIIEKDENERKQEPSSPSNMVGVAAQIRRFEQLSEGSLEALKTATLERAKKRRQREILEHLRSQVEAARQQVADAANKQSNEKEDIAWQEQERKAKEAERRIREIARRAREEHRRASHHTTPTHAINRNLNGLTHITLLKNGINGHTGNGGDINGNIKTVSDDISNNNQSKISSGSSTTTTVSKNGHVSGCVRQRLRPPKPPSRASIVAWFREEELPRGAGLDPSRMHIAPWFHGIISRTEAEEVLAGVVIGSFLVRVSERIWGYAISYKAADRCRHYLIDVTAGKYTFFGSHQASHETLSDLVEYHRKEPITATGGELLTSPCSQPHPRRPNYVELFTGTHYMTL; translated from the exons ATGAAGGTGCGGGCGTGTAGCCTGGGCGTGGAGGGCGGCATGGGCGTGGAGAAGGGCGTGGGCGTGGTGAAGGGCGGCGGTGGTGACCTGGGAAGCCCCGGAGTGACGGGGGTGTCCAAGGTTCGATTCTCCGTACCCTCTATGGAGTTTGTGTGGGAGACTGACCCCAATG GCGGGAAGAAAGTGACTTTCCTGGTCGGCGTTGACGGGGagcccgtggtggtggtgctgggggatgCCTCCGTCAAGGACGACGTCGACACCATCCTCGAGGAGCGGGCCAAGCGTCAGGCCGACCTCGAGGCCGACTTCCTCAA GCGGGCAGCCGAGGAAGAGCTAGATAAGCTGGTCCGGTTGAGCAGATCGACTGTTGAGGCCATGGAGGAGGAAGCCACTAGGAACACACAAAAG GATCGAGATCCAGCTCGGGAAGCAGTCGTGAGATCCTTGCAAGAAGCAACAGTGGAAATGGAAGGGCACATACAGGCCATGGAAGAGGCAGAATCCAGTCAGTGCAAACTACCATCAAACATTACCCCTGCACAATCTTCTTTGCCAGGAGCCCaaaacaccagcaccacaccagttTCAAATGGTGCCCCATCCCTTGTATCATCTGGGATTGGTAGTTCCAAGCTATCTCTGGCATCATCTGCATCATCGTCTTCTCTGTCTTCACTGTCATCAAATTCTTCCGTGTCATTGCCCCCATCACCCCCAGCTTTTAGTATCTCTTCATACGGAAGCAGTCAGAGCTCAGCTGTGAAGAAGCTGAATGGAATGCCATTATGGGAAACGGCAGCAAAGCCTCCACCTGCTTCTACATCTACCACCACAGCAAAGCCCCCAATCCTCTCACCTAAGCCCACTTTGACGCACTCCATCAGCCACATTCCCAAGTCACAGTCTTCAACCCAACCAGTTGTCACCCCAAATACTAATGGCACTACCAATATTCACAGTGGCCAATCGTCtccaccttcctctatctcctccaccacatccctcatgtcctccctcaccccctcaccaccaccatcacgatcatctccctcatctcccaggactccttcacctctctccataatagaaaaagatgaaaatgagagaaaacaaGAACCTTCATCACCCTCAAATATG GTTGGGGTGGCTGCACAGATCAGACGCTTTGAGCAACTATCTGAGGGTTCACTGGAGGCTTTGAAGACTGCTACTTTAGAGCGGGCCAAGAAACGAAGACAGAGAGAAATCCTAGAGCACCTGCGAAGTCAGGTGGAAGCTGCACGTCAACAGGTCGCTGATGCCGCTAACAAACAGTCtaatgaaaaagaggatattgCTTGGCAAGAGCAGG AACGCAAAGCAAAAGAAGCAGAAAGGCGCATTAGAGAGATAGCCCGCAGAGCACGTGAAGAACATCGTCGGGCCTCACACCACACTACTCCAACTCATGCCATCAACAGAAACCTGAATGGTCTGACTCATATTACTCTGCTCAAGAATGGGATTAATGGCCACACTGGGAATGGAGGCGATATTAATGGCAACATCAAGACTGTATCAGACGA TATCAGTAACAACAACCAAAGTAAAATCAGCAGTggtagcagcaccaccaccactgtaagcAAGAATGGGCATGTCAGCGGGTGTGTACGACAGAGATTACGGCCACCCAAACCTCCCTCCCGTGCATCAATTGTGGCATGGTTCCGTGAGGAGGAACTTCCTCGAGGAGCTGGTCTGGACCCTTCCCGCATGCACATCGCTCCCTGGTTCCATG GTATTATCAGCAGAACAGAGGCAGAAGAAGTACTAGCTGGGGTGGTTATAGGAAGCTTCCTGGTACGAGTGAGTGAGCGCATCTGGGGATATGCCATATCCTATAAGGCTGCTGACCGCTGTAGACACTACCTAATTGATGTCACAGCGGGAAAATATACATTCTTTGGTTCACACCAGGCATCACACGAAACTCTCA
- the LOC139764819 gene encoding uncharacterized protein isoform X3, with amino-acid sequence MEEEATRNTQKDRDPAREAVVRSLQEATVEMEGHIQAMEEAESSQCKLPSNITPAQSSLPGAQNTSTTPVSNGAPSLVSSGIGSSKLSLASSASSSSLSSLSSNSSVSLPPSPPAFSISSYGSSQSSAVKKLNGMPLWETAAKPPPASTSTTTAKPPILSPKPTLTHSISHIPKSQSSTQPVVTPNTNGTTNIHSGQSSPPSSISSTTSLMSSLTPSPPPSRSSPSSPRTPSPLSIIEKDENERKQEPSSPSNMVGVAAQIRRFEQLSEGSLEALKTATLERAKKRRQREILEHLRSQVEAARQQVADAANKQSNEKEDIAWQEQERKAKEAERRIREIARRAREEHRRASHHTTPTHAINRNLNGLTHITLLKNGINGHTGNGGDINGNIKTVSDDISNNNQSKISSGSSTTTTVSKNGHVSGCVRQRLRPPKPPSRASIVAWFREEELPRGAGLDPSRMHIAPWFHGIISRTEAEEVLAGVVIGSFLVRVSERIWGYAISYKAADRCRHYLIDVTAGKYTFFGSHQASHETLSDLVEYHRKEPITATGGELLTSPCSQPHPRRPNYVELFTGTHYMTL; translated from the exons ATGGAGGAGGAAGCCACTAGGAACACACAAAAG GATCGAGATCCAGCTCGGGAAGCAGTCGTGAGATCCTTGCAAGAAGCAACAGTGGAAATGGAAGGGCACATACAGGCCATGGAAGAGGCAGAATCCAGTCAGTGCAAACTACCATCAAACATTACCCCTGCACAATCTTCTTTGCCAGGAGCCCaaaacaccagcaccacaccagttTCAAATGGTGCCCCATCCCTTGTATCATCTGGGATTGGTAGTTCCAAGCTATCTCTGGCATCATCTGCATCATCGTCTTCTCTGTCTTCACTGTCATCAAATTCTTCCGTGTCATTGCCCCCATCACCCCCAGCTTTTAGTATCTCTTCATACGGAAGCAGTCAGAGCTCAGCTGTGAAGAAGCTGAATGGAATGCCATTATGGGAAACGGCAGCAAAGCCTCCACCTGCTTCTACATCTACCACCACAGCAAAGCCCCCAATCCTCTCACCTAAGCCCACTTTGACGCACTCCATCAGCCACATTCCCAAGTCACAGTCTTCAACCCAACCAGTTGTCACCCCAAATACTAATGGCACTACCAATATTCACAGTGGCCAATCGTCtccaccttcctctatctcctccaccacatccctcatgtcctccctcaccccctcaccaccaccatcacgatcatctccctcatctcccaggactccttcacctctctccataatagaaaaagatgaaaatgagagaaaacaaGAACCTTCATCACCCTCAAATATG GTTGGGGTGGCTGCACAGATCAGACGCTTTGAGCAACTATCTGAGGGTTCACTGGAGGCTTTGAAGACTGCTACTTTAGAGCGGGCCAAGAAACGAAGACAGAGAGAAATCCTAGAGCACCTGCGAAGTCAGGTGGAAGCTGCACGTCAACAGGTCGCTGATGCCGCTAACAAACAGTCtaatgaaaaagaggatattgCTTGGCAAGAGCAGG AACGCAAAGCAAAAGAAGCAGAAAGGCGCATTAGAGAGATAGCCCGCAGAGCACGTGAAGAACATCGTCGGGCCTCACACCACACTACTCCAACTCATGCCATCAACAGAAACCTGAATGGTCTGACTCATATTACTCTGCTCAAGAATGGGATTAATGGCCACACTGGGAATGGAGGCGATATTAATGGCAACATCAAGACTGTATCAGACGA TATCAGTAACAACAACCAAAGTAAAATCAGCAGTggtagcagcaccaccaccactgtaagcAAGAATGGGCATGTCAGCGGGTGTGTACGACAGAGATTACGGCCACCCAAACCTCCCTCCCGTGCATCAATTGTGGCATGGTTCCGTGAGGAGGAACTTCCTCGAGGAGCTGGTCTGGACCCTTCCCGCATGCACATCGCTCCCTGGTTCCATG GTATTATCAGCAGAACAGAGGCAGAAGAAGTACTAGCTGGGGTGGTTATAGGAAGCTTCCTGGTACGAGTGAGTGAGCGCATCTGGGGATATGCCATATCCTATAAGGCTGCTGACCGCTGTAGACACTACCTAATTGATGTCACAGCGGGAAAATATACATTCTTTGGTTCACACCAGGCATCACACGAAACTCTCA